The nucleotide sequence CGATATTCTGTGGGGATCACAGAGGATGGGTGTCGGTTACGTGGAAAGTCTCGTGCTTCTTCCCCGGTATTGCGTTTTTAATCCTCTTTACCTTAAACTTCCTCTTATGGGGGTCCCACAGCACCGGTGCTATCCCGTTTTCGTTATTTGTCATCCTTATTTTACTATGGTTTTGCATTTCGGTTCCTTTAACGTTTGTTGGCGGTTACTTTGGTGCGAAAGCGGGTCATATCGAGTACCCGGTTCGAACCAATCAAATCCCCCGTGAAATCCCAGCGCAAAAGTACCCATCATGGCTTTTAGTTTTAGGCGCAGGGACTCTTCCGTTTGGCACGCTTTTCATCGAGCTTTTCTTCATCATGTCCAGCATTTGGATGGGTCGGGTCTACTACGTTTTCGGGTTCTTACTCGTTGTTTTGATTCTTTTAGTCGTCGTTTGTGCTGAGGTGTCGCTAGTCTTGACCTACATGCATCTTTGTGTTGAGGACTGGAAGTGGTGGTGGAAATCTTTCTTTGCATCGGGCTCGGTTGCATTGTACATTTTCCTGTACTCGATAAACTATCTTATTTTCGACCTTAAGAGCTTGAGCGGGCCGGTCTCGGCTACACTGTACCTGGGTTACTCGCTCTTGATGGTTCTAGCGATCATGCTAGCCACGGGCACGGTTGGGTTCCTTTCTTCGTTCTGGTTTGTGCATTACTTGTTCTCGTCAGTGAAGTTTGATTGAAAGAAGATGGCCCAACGACTCATTAGGTCGACACACGGCTTTTATTATATCCTGTATTCGTCAAGTTCGGTTCTCCATATACAAATAAGTTGAGGTTTTTTAATAGTTTGTTTCTTTCAAATGTATGTAGTTCGATAGCAAGAATTTAGATACATAGGACTGGAGAAGGTGATAGATAGTTTGTATCTGTGATTTTATTTCTTGTTGTGTTGTATGCATGCATTTTTATGGAACATGGGCTTCATTTTATGGACTCCATCTATATTGGGCTTACATGGGCCCGGGTTGGGTATACAGCGTTGACCTacaagtttgtttgtttgttaacaACAATCTAATCTACTTTTAATTCTACTGCATTTCCGTCATGGGACTTGAACCCTCGACGTCTTGGATCGTTTAACACTCCTGGATACTGCTAGCCAAAGACCCTGTTGGTACCTACACGTATAACGGACACTGGAATGCATGGCGCTGATGTTTAGTTACTCTAAGACACTATACCAGGTTTGGCGCAAAATGTCGATTAAGTTTCAGTTAATAACTCAGTAGAATAATATGAGCAATCGGTGGACGAAGAGGATAAAGGAAAACGATTTTTATCGCATTCAGCAGTAGCTTGTTCGGTGCGCTCTTTTAACTGATTTGGAAAGGGTCCAATAATATGCTCAATATGCTAAGATTAACTGTTATCTTGATTAAAAGCCTAGGTTATCATCATTCTTGAATCCAAAATTTACAATATTCTGGAGTAACTAGTGGAGTTGCTCATTATGAAAATCAAGTTGTCATAGTGGGAGTTTTCCctaactgatgtgtgtaaaagaTAATTTTGCTTGTCCTCTAATGGACAATTTTTAATTCATATTCAGGGGCAGAACCAGAGGGGGTTCAAGAGGGTCCGTTGACCCTCTGATTACCTTAGATTTTTAATATAAAATCCGAGTTTTTTATAACAAAAACATGAGTTGACCTTGTAATTGTATCCAATAAAGAAAACCACCTTATGAGGACCCTCTGACTAAAACGTTCTGGTTCCGTCACTGTTTTATACTTAGATATGAACAAACATGTCGCGGTTGTGGATTATTTAATTTGAGTGAACCGTTAATGATCTAAAAAAGCTAGTATCTATAGGCAATAATATGTTGTATACTGAGAAGCCAAAGGAAAACAAGTGTCTTTGAATCCCACATTGGCTGAGTAAAAAACACAAAGATGAAAGGAGTGCTTATAAAAACAGCAGTCCAATAGGTGTAAAAGCATACCTTTCTCGGCTTTTTGGCTAAGATCAAGTGTAGTATCTGTTCTTATCAGTTTAATATCTGATATGTGAGTCATCGGCTCACTTGATATTAATCTTATTTTTCATGTGGAAAGGCCCTTCACAATAGTTTGCTATTGGGGCCTTTGAGCGTCGCCTTGGTGTTGCGCTActgctagggctgtaaacgaaccgaacgaacacgaacaaggctatgttcgtgttcgttcgttaaggaaatttggatgttcgtgaactgttcgcgaacacatgacgaacagaagtttgtgttcgtgtttgttcgttaaggaattttggttgttcgcgaacagttcgtgaacactaaccacgaacgtaaacgaacacaaacaaacacaaatgaactttaattttgaaaataaaaaaaaaggcaCCCTTAATCTTAAACATTGTACACAACGAAAGTAGTTAAATATAACCATTTAAAGATTGAAGGGATGGATAATATTGGGTTCAATCGATTGGAGATAAGCAAGTAGCGTGATATCAAAAGAGGGAGAGGGCCAGAGAGAGGAAAATAATACATATGGGgaaagtaaaaaattaataaaacattaaaaacttttagaaaaataaacataaaaaaccgaacacgaacagacataaacgaacatattaccgaacgttcacgaacacagtcgaacgaacgagacctttgttcgtgttcgttcgttaagcttatcgaacgaaattttttgttcgtgttcgttcgttaagctaattgAACGAACATAagcgaacttcccgccgaacggttcacgaactgttcactgaacgttcagttcgtttacagccctagctaCTGCCTTGGCCTGGCGCACCCCTCCAATTTGCAGTCAATGCTTTAATTTTACAATCCCCTTGTGATGGTGCCTTATGTTTAACAAACATAACAGAATGGAAGTATAACATGTCAAAGACCGATGATAAGCATACTAAATTGTTAATATCTAATGAGACACTAATCCATGTGAAAAATGTTATTACTACTATAAATTGTGAAAGTATGGTAACTAAaaattaaactgacctatgattATTATATACACGAGTAACAAGAGTGAATAATGTCTCTTAGCTTcttcaccaaaaaaaaaaaaaaaaaaatgaaaatggtAATATCACAATTTCTTTGTATTCTGATGCTGCGGATTCTGTATTAGTTTACCCTTGTATTGGTAGATTGTTAAAGTGACATACCAAAGGAAAAAACTAAAATAATCTCACAATCCCACATTGGCTGATTGAAGAAAATAGAGATAAAGGGTCTGCCTACAGTAACAGCTGCCCAATAACTAAAAAAGCATATCTTTCTTGGCCTTTTGGCTAAGACCAAGTGTAGTATCTCTTTTATCAGTTTAATATCTTAATATCTTAATATCTGATACGTGGGCCATCGGACCACTTGatattaatcttttttttttatgaaaaaaagcCCATCATAATAGCTTGCTATTGGGGCCTTTGAGTGTTGTCTTGGTATTGCACTACTACCTTGGCCTGACACATCCCTCCAATACATAGTTCAATTTTTGGTAAAATCATTACTATTAATTTAAATGATAACTTATGTTTCTACTTATGTTTCTTGATAATATATTAAAATGTTGGTAAATGGTTTAACTTGCATTGAGCTACCCTATTATATATTCTAATTTTGTAACATCTGGGTGCATTAGAGGTTGTACTGTTCGCTTTCCATGTTGCATAGTGGTTTATAACATGTGCTCTACAAAGCAGTAAGGTGGTTTAGTTCAATACTAGGGGCTGCATTACATGGTGGTTTTACGTGTTTGGTTTTAAGCAGGAACATGTGTCCTTTTAGACAGGtgttattttgttgtttttggtttataaacctTTTAGCTTTCATCTTCAACATCTTGTCTCTCTCTTCAACATCTCCTCTAGACTTTTGGGATGTTGGTCCGCTGTTTCCCAGCGGTTCCGCCCGTGGCGGCGGCGTGTTAGTCTTGCTGAACCTATTGTTGTGTACAGTATCACGTTGTACGGTTCCAGTCGGTGGTTTTAGATGTTTGGTTTGTGACTTGAACATCAGTTCTCTTAAACAACTGTTCTTTTGTTATGTTGTCTCAATCTGAAGTTTTTGGTCATTGGGTCGTCGTTGCCGGCGGCTCCGGCCGTCTGTGGCGGCGGCGCAGTAGCAGTGTGTTCTTTTGTTATCCGTTAATTGCTTGAACTGTTTGTTCTCACTCGAGCTATAGAGTGAAAACAGAAAAACATATGGGTGTTGCCCCACCGTTTATTATTTTGAAATAAGGCGATGATGAGAATGGGGTGACCCATAGCTGAACCCAAATTGCTTACGATTTTATTGTTTTGAAGGCTTTAAGACTTTTTCCTTTGTAACCACTTATTTGAAGCTATTTGAACCTATGATTGATTTTCTGAGCTTTTGGACTATGCAATAATAATCCTCTTTATTCCGACGAGTTGGTCAGGGCGCCATttacagcaaaaaaaaaaaaaaagactgtAGAAATAAGCTCACCAAGAAATTGTTCCCATCTGTGTAAGTATACATTCATAGGAGATGgctgtgaagatgatgatattcaTAGAAGATGTTgaagggcattttagtaaataaaccatCATTAAAAAGAGCATGAAGAAAAAAAATCCAACGGACGTCTAGGAAAACACAAAACAACTGGAATTTGTAATGATGGTGGAAAGTGGAGTGGCAGGGTATAATTAAAGTTGATTTTCAGCACATAAAAATGTAAAATTGTGCATGTAGTGAGGAGCCAGTGTAAGTATTATTATATTCTACAACATTTTTGTTTAGATTCTTTTTTCTTGAAACTAATAGTACTCCAATTTAACATTAGAATAATAACTGATTAAATTGAAAACCAAAATATAAagtactttatatatatatatatatatatatatatatatatatatatatagtttgatACAAgttaataataaaattaataataattaataattagttaGTTTTGTGTTTATGTTCTAATTATTGAGATTAAagaaaaaagctaaaaaaaatgAAGTGATGAACGAGTAATTTAAAGTTGGAAAATCTTGAGTAGTTTAAAGTTTGTTTGAACCGCAGCTCGGAAAATAAAAATTGGATTAAATGAATTGTCACTAATAATTGTCTCAAATGTTCGCTTGGGTATAAATAAAGACATGCTACTTCACTGCTATAATAATttgtgatgaaacaatggttaaccgggcagagttaactcactggtctcgtcaagaagggttaatcccttcctctcgaggatcgctggctggatcaccggtgggttgatctcctgcacaaggaaacaaaccgtgactcgtaacaatgaggttggggtggggggtgctccttgttaccactctccggcgtgagaatcagtaatttgcttgagaagcaaagtaagatagtagtagtagtgagagagttgtgaagagatacctcaaacctggtttggggttggtatttatagccgaggagtgaaggaggaggtggatggatagactgacggcaagctgcacctttgcaggtgtgtcagacatgtcggccggggagacgacgccacgtcagtctgtcgcttacgtagacctgacaggtgactgccattggttccacttgcactgtggtgtcagtcccacttgttgagcgtataggatgcggtgcgggccgcatcgctgcctgcggtaacatctgatgttatcgcgtctcttgcttgtgatcaagaaatacgcgagatgcggtgctggccgcatcgtcgcctgtggtgactgttgctgttatccagtttccttgtattgatagaagtgttcactggacgcggtgcgaggccgcatcgctgtgaatacttccgttttcatacatcagatgtgatgctatgtcgcatcactctaccgttctcatgttccaggtaagtcctccttcatcactagatggattggattcaacccttgtgtcgacgcgttctcgcatgggcacaagtaggttgttggctggtggaggttttgataagggtaatggtcactcgcggtcgatgctgacgcgagatctgggaccataccccttcaagtccccccagtctagtgttgctgccacatgcaagttgtatgtgggaggagtactggactatggtgtttagaaggtagtttggagtctggagaagatcctagaccatgtggatggtcttctctgtttgtaaatcaagctggaggtctggaagggtcatttgacgcctctttcgtaccggtgaaaatgtttcgtctgatgcgaaattctcagcctttggctggttgccacctgttggtgtgccgaaccaactgtgggaattagttggaggaagtgtacaaacttcgaaccaatctctgagatggtgattgaaggtgtgcacaaacttcgaaccaacctttgaagtggtgaatgaagaagagagcatGCTGCTCCTATGATTAGATATCTAATGATGATTCCtttcgtggggtgttcatgttcttcccattagctctctagtaaccgcacgtcctttgcggttacctcgttgcttgacattgttggccacggttgtgggaacaacgttgggtacttgcgtcattgttggccatgtttggtcgaacaatgtgattctggataacggtcaaataaacatgatcaTAGGCATGGTAGTGCCTACCATTGTTATTCTATCCaacttacaagtagggtaacaaagtcataagcagacttgttaccgtttgttcgatcgcttgttgttcgacaagggctcgtatgatcattggggatcttgtccgcatctcttccttaggcaccttccttcacgctccaataccgaggagtttttccttgaagtagtttcgttcctcgatgtggagttagttgtggctcttccgtaacaactatttgcggaagctatggttatgtccgcagcgactcatgagtgtctgtggttttgcattcccatattcgctcgaaacgggtgtgttgctcggatgtggctcttgaaggttcaggagtcagggttgctgatgtgcgctgtacattcccttccttcttcttgtTAAAGAAGGGGTTCATGCACCCTCtatggttgtgaaccggacaggagggatttgaagcttgaagagaatgaaggcaatgcggtttacctgtttctgagatgcggttcagtccaaagaacaatgctggttctgagtatctgacacacctgaacgggctcgtgtgtgtcatttccgcatattccacgtgtgctcgtgggtaatGCGgacaggtattatacccccttatagtgtggagatatatatttttgcctatttttaggggtatgtaaaaaaaacgacatgcggtatgggttatggtgcggcaccagagaaaccgcatgccgcttgtaattggataaggtagtcgctttttgttgcatacgtggctgagcgcacgtgtgagttggtggaagttggtgagattttctggcatgtgctgaaatgaaaggacatttgcacttcccgaggcattaaatgcactgtagcaaggagtgtaaacgtctcctatgtcaggcgcgtgggcggccacgcgcgcgtgataaccgtcagcggaaacggcgcttgacacgtggtgtcgcgcaattcgttctttttgaacgtgatgattcgttttctccctccttattaattgcgatgggtatataaggggaaaccgttcgtggtttcccctcacttgttcgaaatttcaaaaatttgccggtgagagaacatttctttgtcttctccgacgatactTCTTGAACTTCCGGTGAGGTTGAGTTTAGTTTTTCCACTCACTTTCTTTCGTTTCTTCGAcatttctgatggctgaaccatcaagtccACATAATGTGGAAGGTGAAAACCCGGAGCCTTCATCGCCGGTGGTGGCAGAGGAAGAAGGTGGGGGGGGGGGAACCGccggtggtggtttaccggtGCTAAAATGGACCAAGAAGTCCTTTGATCGTCTGATTCTTGACGTCCAAATGCCCCCAGAATATGGGGCCTTTTATCCATCggagggtgacaccggtgccgatgctccggccggttatgttaccatgtgggcagacttttttggtgactgtaatctcGGTTACCTTTGACTATTTTTGTTGTTgaggttttggagtggtacaagatCCACATTTCTCAACTGAGTCCGTTGGGTATGATCCGGATTCGAAATTTTGAGTCAACCTTTCGTGCTCTTGACATAGAGCCTTCTgttggagatttccgacggttttacCAAATGACGGTAtccttggggttcttttctttccgtcaacgagaTGGTAGTCCCAaactgatgactcctcccaagggtATGACGAAGTGGAAAATGAAGTTCTTTTACATCAAAGCTGCTGCAATTGTTGCAaatatgacgtttcggaatgtgaccgagacgatcataacAGAGACCATTGCAGTCCCGAGTTTGAAGACGGTGGAGTGGTTTCCGCGGTTGCAGACCATTGAATGGGTGAAGCTGAGCAACacacagttgtgggtgttgcgcatgatgctgacaaggaggaacaagaagtcaaagcccgtggtgcgggagaaaagtggtggtacgtactgttcatttgtttaacttttcttaTCCCCGTATGCGTTACTGACTTGTGCGTTTGCTAATAGAGGATGCTCCcttatggaggatgtttgcccaGGATTTCCGGGGTCAGGTGGAAACAGTTGTTTGTGCGGATGGCGAGGAGGAGTTTAATGTCATCATTCgagataacttccgggtgcctactcaGGCCGCAttggcagttgagttgccgcgAGGCAAAGGTATATTTAGGAATCCTTTTTACTTGTGATAACAATAATGGTTTCACTAACTCGCCTTTTGGATGGtttccatgcaggtgatcttggggccttaggggaccctgacgcgaagggtgtgcctaagaggcaagtggtgaaaggcgtgcgctttcgccaaaagaaaataccggaggtcactgttgtgcctcatctggtgccgcaggcggcaggtatctcttACTCTCCTTTCCGTAGATACatggattatgtgatagtatctgatacccttgagggtttgggtacagctgcGGGTTCGCAGTCTGTTGTTGGGAAGAGGAAAGTAGAAGAGACGGTCGCTGGTGCCGGTGGACCGAAACGTCGGAGGTTGCAGTCCAAGAGGACTGGTCCGACACCAAAGGAACCTGCGGTTACTGTTGGTAAGTGTTGTATAGCTTGTCTCAAGTGTTACGCACAACTTGTGTTTTGATGGTTATTTGACTTTGTTTTGCAGAGCTTCAAGATAAAGATTTCTCCATCTTTGATGCTCCGTCGTCACCCCCGCATACCACGGGTGCGGGTGCGTCTGAAGAACCTTCGGCGCCTTTTGTCAAGGTGGTGCCTGATTCAACCGTGCGAACGGAGGGTACTGCGGAGAAGGTGGTGACCCAGATATTCGATACCGTTGAttcgtccaacaatctgatctctcccaatgagggtgaTAATTTGGGTCTACGGTTTTCTGATTCTGGGAAACAAAAGTCTAATGCAGAGCCGCAAAAAACTGATGCTAGGCCGCAGAAGTCttctgctggtgagaagggtaccggttcgtctgccggtgatgcgggttatgatgggcctccaattcagcctggggagtctgaattgtaGTATTATTACCGCACGTATACCCAGGGTCGGAGTACtgtttatcaccgacccccctggactgttatgcagggggatgatatttccaatgaCCCTTCTGCGtgtaaggagattctgggtgggcTGGGCACCCCCTATGAAGTTGAACGTGCCCGTTCTGCACCTCGGGAgctgcgcatcaaccaactttctaccatgctagtaggaagttccatagtggcgaacgCCATTTTGGAAGACTACAGGGTGTTAGGTCGTAGGGAGGAGGAAGCTGCTCGCttgcgggccgaagcggaagagttagtcaaggctgctcgtgcgggtgcggagcagcttgagaaggatagagctgcttttgagaagcagaaacagacctcggagtgggctgccactgctcagctgaaacaggttcgtactcttgccaaacttctttctgatgaacgcaaggaTTGGAATGAAAAgttttccaatgagcgcaagaagtggaatgagtcctgggctaagcagaatgataatctgtttcgtgctcgtcaggagttaacgaatgccaaggcagcgaacgctgCTTTGGTCAAAGAAAAGGCTGCAGCTGAGGCGGTTGCGGTTAAGGCGCAACAAGCAGAGGCCATGGCTGTTAAGGCGCTGGGAGAGGCCAACGAAACGGGGGCCCGTACTGCGAAGGCCCTTGATGAGGCCAAAGAGAGGGAAAACCGCACTTCGAAGGCTCTGGAAGAGGCGAACGCTGAGCGTACCCGCTTGGGTAAGGTTGTTGCCAGTCTTCAGGTATGATTCGTTATTCCTATTGTATTTTTCTTTCTGCTTTTTTGCGAGTGTTCACTGATTTTGAGTAAACTGTTTTTTGGTCTTTGAAAGGCTGACGTtaaggcccgggaggtcgcggttaaagaccttactgcccgcgtatCGGTTGCGGAAGAGCAGGCTAATGCTGCTGTTGAGGCCAAGGACGCCTTGACATCTTCTTTTAACCAGCTTGAAGCTGACCGCGAGTGGATGCGGAGTCAtggtatcgcgcgtgtaagtaccCCTTGCCTGtatatttgcttggattagtaTCCGAGTCTTATAatccttttattgcagattgttcaggctatcatggatgcacctgagaccgcaactggtttggacttggttaaggaacgtgcccgcgatgccggttttaaagctggttataaccgctgcattgctCATGTGAACGTCATGTCTATAGGCGGTGTTATTGAAAAGCGATCCGGGTTTCGTGACGTGGACACCGAAGGTCGCCTGAACGCGGCTG is from Helianthus annuus cultivar XRQ/B chromosome 9, HanXRQr2.0-SUNRISE, whole genome shotgun sequence and encodes:
- the LOC118482024 gene encoding uncharacterized protein LOC118482024, with product MIRIRNFESTFRALDIEPSVGDFRRFYQMTVSLGFFSFRQRDGSPKLMTPPKGMTKWKMKFFYIKAAAIVANMTFRNVTETIITETIAVPSLKTVEWFPRLQTIEWVKLSNTQLWVLRMMLTRRNKKSKPVVREKSGEDAPLWRMFAQDFRGQVETVVCADGEEEFNVIIRDNFRVPTQAALAVELPRGKGIFRNPFYL